A single region of the Pseudalkalibacillus berkeleyi genome encodes:
- a CDS encoding 5'-methylthioadenosine/S-adenosylhomocysteine nucleosidase: MGNQKFTTRKFFAFFTLLALMVVAGCSPTQSGNAQKNDQEKKQRPIIVQGPMPIEAEEFSERLDDVEEEKSGTFVFYKGKLDGYPVIVTKTGKGMENTAAATALAIEKYDPVAIINQGTSGGHDPNLNVFDIVIGERTVNIASLKTPDKKEGEGIAPKTWIPMDLMASEGSAGEDPNAEKIRYYKGDPDLIQAAKAVKDQHKKGKVVEGTIGSGDFWNNEVDRIQWFHSKFGTSVEEMEGAAGAQIAKAYDVPFLGIRILSNNKTNGGKYNPDTAAANQEYVFEVVKEHITNLTKTK; this comes from the coding sequence ATGGGAAATCAAAAGTTTACAACAAGGAAATTTTTCGCATTCTTCACTTTACTAGCGTTAATGGTTGTTGCGGGATGTAGTCCGACTCAATCAGGAAACGCTCAAAAGAATGATCAAGAAAAGAAACAACGGCCAATTATTGTTCAAGGTCCAATGCCAATAGAAGCTGAAGAATTTTCAGAGCGGTTAGACGACGTTGAAGAAGAGAAATCAGGGACATTTGTCTTCTATAAAGGTAAATTAGACGGTTATCCAGTGATTGTCACGAAAACAGGTAAAGGTATGGAAAACACAGCAGCAGCAACCGCATTAGCAATTGAAAAGTATGATCCAGTCGCAATCATCAATCAAGGTACGTCTGGTGGGCATGATCCTAACTTAAACGTATTCGATATCGTGATTGGTGAACGAACAGTTAACATCGCTTCATTAAAAACACCAGATAAAAAGGAAGGCGAGGGCATCGCACCGAAAACATGGATACCGATGGACTTGATGGCTTCTGAAGGAAGTGCTGGGGAAGATCCTAATGCTGAGAAAATTCGGTATTACAAGGGCGATCCTGATTTGATCCAAGCCGCAAAAGCTGTGAAAGATCAACACAAAAAAGGTAAAGTGGTAGAAGGTACAATTGGCTCAGGAGATTTTTGGAATAACGAAGTGGACCGTATTCAATGGTTCCATTCTAAGTTTGGAACATCTGTCGAAGAAATGGAAGGTGCTGCTGGCGCGCAAATTGCAAAAGCTTATGACGTACCTTTCCTAGGAATTCGAATCTTGTCCAACAACAAAACAAATGGTGGCAAATACAATCCAGATACAGCCGCCGCTAATCAAGAATATGTATTTGAAGTAGTGAAAGAACATATAACGAACCTTACTAAAACAAAATAG
- a CDS encoding NAD(P)-dependent alcohol dehydrogenase, producing MKVITYTKYGSPDVLQLEEVDQPTVNENEILIKVYATTVSSGDSRMRNGNRKSLPLWPISKIAIGLRKPKRTTLGMDFAGEIEAVGSHVTLFQKGDQVYGSYGGTYAEYISMRENGPVAIKPDNMSFEEAASVPFGALSALAFLRKGKIESGQNVLIYGASGSLGTYAIQLAKYFGANVTGVCSTSNVELVRSLGADQVIDYTHEDFTANEMEYDLIFDTVGKIAFSHSRKSLKQNGIFVTAVMNYREVFQILWTSKIGSKKIISGLSGSSTEDLMFLKDLIEAGTVKTVIDRSYPMEQIAEAHDYVDKGHKKGNVVITY from the coding sequence ATGAAAGTAATCACGTATACGAAATACGGTTCGCCAGATGTGCTTCAGCTAGAAGAGGTTGATCAACCTACGGTAAACGAAAATGAAATTCTCATTAAAGTTTATGCGACAACGGTATCTTCAGGTGACTCGAGAATGAGAAATGGCAACAGAAAGTCACTTCCTCTGTGGCCAATTTCTAAAATCGCAATAGGACTCAGAAAACCTAAGAGAACCACTTTAGGTATGGATTTTGCTGGAGAAATTGAAGCGGTAGGAAGTCATGTGACATTATTTCAAAAAGGTGACCAAGTTTACGGGTCTTACGGAGGTACTTATGCAGAATACATTAGCATGCGTGAGAATGGTCCCGTCGCAATTAAGCCAGACAATATGAGCTTTGAGGAAGCAGCTTCTGTTCCGTTTGGTGCACTTTCTGCACTTGCTTTTCTCAGAAAAGGGAAGATTGAAAGCGGTCAAAACGTATTGATTTACGGAGCATCAGGTAGTTTAGGTACGTATGCGATCCAGCTTGCTAAGTATTTTGGTGCTAACGTAACGGGTGTTTGTAGTACTTCGAATGTAGAGCTGGTGAGATCACTTGGTGCAGATCAAGTCATTGATTATACGCACGAGGATTTCACAGCAAACGAAATGGAGTATGATCTGATTTTTGACACAGTAGGAAAGATTGCGTTTTCCCATTCTAGAAAATCGTTAAAACAAAATGGTATCTTTGTAACAGCAGTCATGAATTACCGAGAAGTTTTTCAAATATTGTGGACTTCAAAAATTGGAAGCAAAAAGATCATAAGCGGCTTATCAGGCAGTAGTACGGAGGATTTAATGTTCCTTAAGGATTTAATAGAAGCTGGTACGGTAAAAACAGTCATTGATCGAAGCTACCCAATGGAACAAATTGCCGAAGCCCATGACTACGTCGACAAAGGGCATAAAAAAGGGAATGTCGTCATCACATATTGA
- a CDS encoding GNAT family N-acetyltransferase produces the protein MKDFPTIETERLLLRKVTAEDAQDMLTYLSDPLVVKHMGLDPFETINDALDEIEWYESIFRESSGIRWGITLKEQGEVIGSCGFLNMTTKHKRSEVGFELSKPYWGKGIASEALSAVVEYGYKQLQLERIEALIEPTNIPSQKLVEKQGFMREGLLRHYEYTCGKFDDLYMYSILKQDFDALKHER, from the coding sequence TTGAAAGACTTTCCAACGATTGAAACTGAACGTTTACTTTTAAGAAAAGTGACAGCAGAGGATGCTCAGGATATGCTGACGTATTTATCTGACCCATTAGTGGTAAAACACATGGGATTAGATCCATTTGAAACGATTAACGATGCGTTAGATGAAATAGAGTGGTATGAATCTATATTTAGAGAGTCTTCAGGCATTAGGTGGGGGATTACCTTAAAAGAGCAAGGTGAAGTGATTGGTTCATGTGGTTTTCTTAATATGACCACCAAGCATAAGCGGTCTGAAGTTGGATTCGAATTGAGTAAACCATATTGGGGGAAGGGGATTGCAAGTGAAGCATTGTCTGCGGTTGTAGAGTATGGCTACAAGCAGCTCCAACTCGAGCGAATCGAGGCTTTAATTGAACCGACGAATATCCCATCTCAAAAGCTTGTAGAGAAGCAAGGGTTTATGAGGGAAGGTTTACTAAGGCATTATGAATACACCTGTGGTAAATTTGATGATTTATACATGTATTCCATCTTAAAACAGGATTTCGACGCACTTAAACACGAACGATAG
- a CDS encoding lamin tail domain-containing protein, with protein sequence MYQKKWNMFSLLSVFILSMASIFSPISMVDAEGPSDPAPFISPVGTDSGKKILFDNTHGQTAGAADWVIDGAFSDFANAIANEGHYVKELRKSTPITLDDLSTYDVFVVGEANIPYKTSEQAAMLQYVQNGGSIFFIADHYNADRNKNRFDSSEIFNGYRRGAWSNPTKGMSSEEASSSQMQDVTGSDWLSDNFGVRFRYNALGNVTANDIVAPDQAFGITTGVSTVAMHAGSTLAVTDPNKAKGIVYLPQTSAKWTHAVDQGVYNGGGREEGPYVAVSKVGQGKAAFIGDSSPVEDATPKYQREETGSSKTTYDGFTEQDDATLLTNLIDWLSVQENYTNLTQVSGLQLDQPTTLLAMEDPQSSTEPEAEPWASPDPGYKWYDSTTFKAGSYGYASSPGGGGTTEEEVYVSEYVEGSGYNKALEIFNGSTTSIDLSSYSIELSNITGSIPLSGTLASGDVYVIANPNASPSILAVADAQNSSVSFNGDDAVSLKHNGVLIDQVGTAGVTYGQDVTLVRDSAVTTGSSTYASSQWSSYSTDTFTYLGSHNGAVSSTPVISEDFESGSKGSYTTGTVATSSGTWTFTNALLGNLSSDKKYGTQSARIKSAGSISMEFDVSSAKEVVFSHANFNNDSGATWKLQKSTNQGATWIDVTSYTTSGSTLTEETIPVNVSSTVRFRIMVSGTSGERINIDDFKVLD encoded by the coding sequence ATGTACCAAAAGAAGTGGAATATGTTTTCTTTACTTAGTGTGTTCATACTCAGTATGGCATCCATTTTCTCTCCAATCAGTATGGTGGATGCAGAAGGTCCATCCGATCCCGCTCCATTCATCTCTCCTGTTGGAACGGATAGCGGGAAGAAAATTCTTTTTGATAACACGCATGGACAAACCGCTGGTGCTGCTGATTGGGTAATCGATGGAGCTTTCTCTGATTTTGCAAACGCAATTGCAAATGAAGGTCATTATGTAAAAGAATTAAGAAAGAGTACACCTATAACACTAGATGATTTAAGTACATATGATGTGTTCGTTGTAGGTGAAGCAAATATCCCTTATAAAACCTCTGAACAAGCTGCGATGCTACAATACGTTCAAAATGGTGGCAGTATCTTCTTTATCGCAGACCACTACAATGCAGACCGAAATAAAAATCGATTTGATTCTTCGGAAATATTTAACGGCTATCGAAGAGGTGCATGGTCTAATCCTACTAAAGGAATGAGTTCTGAAGAAGCTTCTTCATCACAAATGCAGGACGTAACAGGCTCAGATTGGTTATCCGATAATTTTGGCGTTAGATTTCGTTACAATGCACTTGGGAATGTTACGGCAAATGATATTGTTGCGCCTGATCAAGCTTTCGGAATCACAACCGGCGTTTCAACAGTAGCGATGCATGCTGGTTCAACCCTTGCGGTTACAGATCCAAACAAAGCAAAAGGAATCGTGTATCTACCTCAAACATCTGCTAAATGGACCCATGCAGTAGACCAAGGGGTTTACAACGGTGGAGGTAGAGAAGAAGGCCCTTACGTTGCGGTTTCCAAAGTCGGACAAGGTAAGGCTGCATTTATTGGGGACTCATCTCCTGTTGAGGATGCCACTCCAAAATATCAAAGGGAAGAAACAGGATCATCCAAAACAACTTACGATGGTTTTACAGAACAGGACGACGCAACACTTTTAACCAACTTGATTGATTGGCTTTCCGTCCAAGAAAACTATACAAACCTCACACAAGTCAGCGGTCTTCAATTGGATCAACCAACTACGCTATTAGCAATGGAAGATCCACAGTCTTCTACTGAACCAGAAGCTGAGCCTTGGGCAAGTCCTGACCCTGGTTACAAATGGTATGATTCAACAACATTTAAGGCTGGTTCGTATGGGTATGCGAGTTCACCAGGTGGTGGCGGAACAACCGAAGAAGAAGTGTACGTTTCTGAATATGTAGAGGGCTCGGGTTACAATAAAGCTCTTGAAATCTTTAATGGATCTACAACATCCATTGATTTATCCTCTTATTCTATTGAACTTTCTAATATCACTGGATCGATTCCGCTTTCAGGAACCCTAGCGAGTGGAGATGTATATGTGATTGCGAATCCGAATGCAAGTCCATCTATTTTAGCGGTTGCAGATGCTCAAAACTCTTCTGTATCCTTTAATGGCGATGATGCGGTCTCCTTAAAGCATAATGGCGTACTGATTGATCAAGTGGGTACGGCAGGCGTGACGTATGGTCAAGATGTAACGTTAGTTCGAGATTCAGCTGTAACTACTGGATCCTCCACATACGCTTCAAGCCAGTGGTCTAGCTACTCTACTGACACCTTCACTTACCTAGGTAGTCATAATGGAGCTGTCTCATCAACACCCGTTATTAGCGAGGATTTTGAATCAGGCTCAAAAGGAAGTTATACAACCGGAACCGTAGCAACATCCAGCGGAACTTGGACATTCACAAATGCGTTACTAGGAAATTTATCGAGTGATAAGAAGTACGGAACTCAATCTGCAAGAATAAAATCAGCTGGATCCATCTCAATGGAATTTGATGTGTCATCAGCAAAAGAAGTGGTGTTCTCTCACGCAAACTTTAACAACGATTCAGGCGCAACGTGGAAGTTACAGAAATCCACTAACCAAGGTGCCACATGGATAGACGTCACTTCATACACCACAAGCGGAAGTACGCTCACTGAGGAAACCATTCCAGTGAATGTAAGCTCAACAGTAAGATTCAGGATTATGGTATCAGGAACGAGTGGCGAAAGAATTAATATTGATGATTTTAAAGTGCTTGATTAA
- a CDS encoding bifunctional 2',3'-cyclic-nucleotide 2'-phosphodiesterase/3'-nucleotidase, which yields MFKGSKKVFAAATLSLGLLAFPFSSLSGQADAANSEVKLRIMETTDIHANVVNYDYYKDQETDAFGLAKTATLIHQARDEVKNSMLFDNGDLIQGNPLGDYVAKIDPLQSGEIHPVYEAMNQLGYDAGNIGNHEFNFGLDFLDTSLSGANFPYVNANVYIDDQDNDPTNDENYFTPYLMLDKTVMDESGQEHDLKVGVIGFVPPQIMQWDKANLEGKVIAKDIVKTAEKFIPEMKAKGADVIVAIPHSGFEKAASQGNDENAVYYLSEVEGIDAILFGHAHKIFPGDSSFEGVQGVDTTKGTINGVASVMPGYWGDHLGVIDLTLTEENGTWTVKDSQSDARPIYDKSTGTSLVETDMSIVNAVKDDHEATIDYVRTAVGTTTAPINSYFALVNDDPSIQIVTNAQKWYVEKHLQGTEYEGIPVLSAGAPFKAGGRGGASYYTDIPAGDIAIKNVADLYVYPNTLKAVKMNGEELKDWLEMSAGQFNQIDKKDRAEQTLINNEFPSYNFDVIDGVTYKIDVTKPAKYDTKGNLINPDSSRIERLKYNGEEVTKDMTFVIATNNYRATGGGNFPHLDGSNIVIDSPDENRQILIDYILEKQTINPTADQNWSFDDIKKKHLNVTFQTSLQAKTYAEDMEKVDFVREEDSGFATYQLDFSKQKKQHKGHKKHKHQHGKGHQHHNH from the coding sequence ATGTTCAAAGGTAGTAAAAAGGTGTTTGCTGCTGCAACGCTCAGCCTCGGACTATTGGCTTTCCCATTCAGCAGTCTTTCCGGACAAGCGGATGCAGCGAATTCTGAGGTTAAGCTTCGGATTATGGAAACGACGGACATTCATGCAAACGTCGTCAACTATGATTATTATAAAGATCAAGAAACAGATGCTTTTGGTCTAGCGAAAACAGCGACCCTCATCCATCAAGCACGGGATGAAGTAAAGAACAGCATGTTGTTTGATAACGGCGACTTAATTCAAGGTAATCCTCTTGGAGACTATGTAGCGAAAATTGATCCTCTCCAGTCAGGGGAGATTCACCCTGTTTATGAAGCAATGAATCAATTAGGTTATGACGCTGGGAATATAGGAAATCACGAATTCAATTTTGGTCTAGACTTTCTCGACACAAGCCTGAGCGGAGCGAATTTCCCGTATGTAAATGCAAATGTGTATATAGATGACCAGGATAACGATCCAACGAATGATGAAAATTATTTCACGCCGTATTTAATGTTGGACAAGACAGTTATGGATGAAAGTGGTCAAGAACACGACTTAAAAGTAGGGGTGATCGGTTTCGTCCCACCACAAATCATGCAATGGGATAAAGCGAACCTTGAAGGTAAAGTCATTGCTAAGGATATTGTGAAAACGGCTGAAAAGTTCATTCCTGAAATGAAGGCAAAAGGTGCGGATGTTATCGTTGCGATCCCTCACTCTGGATTTGAAAAAGCAGCATCACAAGGCAATGATGAAAATGCGGTCTACTATTTAAGTGAAGTAGAAGGAATCGATGCCATTTTGTTCGGGCATGCGCATAAAATTTTCCCAGGGGATAGTAGCTTTGAGGGCGTTCAAGGCGTGGATACTACAAAAGGGACGATCAACGGAGTGGCTTCTGTCATGCCTGGCTATTGGGGTGACCACCTCGGCGTTATCGACCTTACATTGACTGAAGAAAATGGTACATGGACGGTGAAAGACTCTCAATCAGACGCAAGACCGATCTACGACAAGTCGACAGGTACTTCCCTTGTAGAAACCGACATGAGTATCGTGAATGCGGTTAAAGATGATCATGAGGCAACGATAGACTACGTACGAACGGCAGTTGGTACAACGACAGCACCGATCAACAGCTATTTTGCGCTTGTGAATGATGATCCTTCCATTCAAATCGTTACAAACGCACAAAAATGGTATGTGGAAAAACATTTACAAGGTACGGAATATGAGGGAATTCCAGTTCTCTCAGCTGGCGCACCATTTAAAGCAGGTGGACGAGGTGGCGCAAGTTATTATACCGACATTCCAGCTGGAGACATCGCAATTAAGAATGTTGCGGACCTATACGTCTATCCGAATACGTTAAAAGCAGTAAAGATGAACGGTGAAGAATTGAAAGATTGGCTCGAAATGTCCGCTGGTCAATTCAATCAAATCGATAAGAAAGACCGAGCAGAGCAGACCTTAATTAATAATGAATTTCCTTCTTACAACTTTGATGTCATTGATGGTGTTACGTATAAAATAGATGTAACAAAGCCAGCAAAATATGATACGAAAGGGAATTTAATCAACCCGGATTCTAGTCGAATCGAACGGTTGAAATATAACGGGGAAGAAGTAACGAAAGACATGACGTTTGTGATTGCGACGAACAATTACCGTGCGACAGGAGGAGGAAACTTCCCTCATCTAGACGGCTCAAATATTGTCATAGATTCACCAGATGAAAACCGTCAGATTTTGATTGATTATATTTTAGAAAAACAAACGATCAATCCAACTGCAGACCAAAATTGGTCTTTTGATGACATTAAGAAAAAGCACTTGAATGTCACATTCCAGACTTCGCTGCAAGCAAAAACGTATGCTGAGGATATGGAAAAGGTCGACTTCGTACGTGAGGAAGACAGTGGATTTGCAACGTATCAACTCGACTTTTCAAAACAAAAAAAGCAACACAAAGGACATAAGAAGCATAAACATCAACACGGAAAAGGTCATCAGCATCACAATCATTAA